One Haemorhous mexicanus isolate bHaeMex1 chromosome 9, bHaeMex1.pri, whole genome shotgun sequence DNA segment encodes these proteins:
- the SPATA1 gene encoding LOW QUALITY PROTEIN: spermatogenesis-associated protein 1 (The sequence of the model RefSeq protein was modified relative to this genomic sequence to represent the inferred CDS: inserted 2 bases in 2 codons; substituted 1 base at 1 genomic stop codon), with protein sequence MAGSAAGSARHSRHSQHNFPARPQLPDRGACAAAAGRAGPLRVPGTGTRPRLLELHVFYVPAEVWNFKLNTVPVALTSKFVSAGFIRVSPHITLRVLWERLGEYLGGVTVANKFRFLKCIGKNLAVVKAKQETELELKSFAPPYALYPELYLLPGVEYFEDVYPLLSSPQQKHPFSEEANRFGHGSRLSSLSQXEKGKPFLQSIXSRHQVENLEVPSPVEWGEKEPVPVSHTNNKQDNNRIPEKQFEGKDQSGSDGSLFTPRQSNPADQESGKCDLVLQTSEQNHLSQDQEDCNAPKWNDEAKGTALTHVNHSDEQGQGNQRPQNHIKYQKELANMENNEHQKDTKLRRDRTQDAEIIKIMEDQTTDYVHKTQSLQQNRTKKTRAGLGEKLDNQANENKQNHXCPTECISAPSPPFLAFTVNPAQVPVIQAAKNKVAEQLQQMKEDRRHIENTREELRKKSKGLLEQNKLRRYQVCEEWKKKYFKTKKATVSLEDTLNKLQQDLELFHQKLLLQLEARDNQKRPNKTTTSKNYTIIRIATVQHELNQLRRKLEDTKMRLLIEIKMRKQAASDLRALRAELTQKKIHSALILQSRKSGI encoded by the exons ATGGCGGGGTCGGCGGCGGGCTCGGCTCGGCACTCGCGGCACTCCCAGCACAACTTCCCGGCGCGGCCACAACTCCCGGACCGCGGCGCCTGCGCAGCtgcggccgggcgggcggggccgcTCCGTGTGCCCGGGACGGGGACCCGCCCGCGG CTGTTGGAACTTCATGTTTTTTATGTCCCAGCAGAAGTGTGGAACTTCAAGCTGAATACAGTTCCTGTAGCTCTTACTAGCAAATTTGTCTCAGCTGGATTTATAAG GGTGTCTCCTCACATCACATTAAGAGTGCTGTGGGAGAGGCTTGGAGAGTACCTGGGTGGAGTGACAGTTGcaaataaattcagatttttaaaatgcattggGAAAAATCTAGCAGTG GtgaaagcaaagcaggaaaCAGAACTGGAACTGAAGTCATTTGCTCCTCCTTAT GCACTTTATCCTGAATTATACTTGTTGCCTGGAGTGGAATATTTTGAAGATGTTTATCCATTGCTATCATCACCTCAACAAAAACATCCCTTTAGTGAAGAAGCTAATAGGTTTGGTCATGGATCAAGATTATCCAGCCTTTCCC CAGAAAAAGGCAAACCATTTTTACAAAGTATATGAAGCAGGCATCAGGTAGAAAATCTGGAAGTGCCCAGTCCTGTGGAATGGGGTGAGAAAGAGCCTGTTCCAGTTTCACACACAAACAATAAGCAAGACAATAACAGGATTCCAGAAAAACAGTTTGAAGGAAAAG ATCAAAGTGGATCTGATGGATCTCTCTTCACACCAAGGCAATCAAATCCTGCAGACCAGGAGTCTGGAAAGTGTGACCTGGTATTACAGACCTCTGAGCAGAATCATCTCAGCCAAGATCAAGAAGACTGCAATGCTCCTAAGTGGAATGACGAAGCCAAAGGAACTGCTCTTACTCATGTGAACCACAGTGATGAACAAGGCCAGGGTAACCAAAGACCCCAAAATCACATTAAATATCAAAAGG AACTAGCAAACATGGAAAATAATGAGCACCAAAAAGATACCAAATTAAGAAGAGATAGAACACAGGatgctgaaattattaaaataatggaAGACCAAACTACAGATTATGTCCACAAAACACAAAG CTTGCAGCAAAACAGAACTAAGAAGACTAGAGCTGGTCTTGGTGAAAAACTGGATAATCAG GCaaatgaaaacaagcaaaatc CTTGTCCTACAGAGTGTATTTCAGCTCCTAGTCCACCTTTTTTGGCATTTACTGTAAATCCAGCTCAAGTTCCTGTAATTCAGGCAGCAA AAAACAAGGTGGCAGAACAATTGCAACAAATGAAGGAAGACAGAAGGCACATAGAAAATACTAGAGaagaactgagaaaaaaatctaaagggCTACTGGAACAAAATAAGCTGAGGAGATACCAAG TTTGTGAGGAATGGAAGAAGAAGTACTTTAAAACCAAGAAAGCTACAGTTTCACTGGAGGACACTTTAAACAAACTGCAACAAGATTTAGAGCTTTTCCACCAGAAATTGCTCTTGCAATTGGAAGCCAGAGATAACCAAAAAcgaccaaacaaaacaacaacctCCAAG AATTACACAATCATCCGGATTGCTACAGTGCAGCACGAACTCAACCAACTGAGGAGGAAGCTAGAGGATACAAAAATGAGACTCCTAATAGAAATTAAG ATGAGAAAGCAGGCAGCATCTGATTTACGAGCACTGAGAGCAGAACTGACACAGAAGAAGATTCATTCAGCTTTAATTCTCCAGTCcagaaaatcaggaatttaG
- the GNG5 gene encoding guanine nucleotide-binding protein G(I)/G(S)/G(O) subunit gamma-5, whose amino-acid sequence MSGSSNVAAMKKVVQQLRLEASVTRVKVSQAAADLKQFCLQNAQHDPLLTGVSSSTNPFRPQKVCSFL is encoded by the exons ATGTCGGGCTCCTCCAACGTGGCAGCCATGAAGAAGGTGGTGCAGCAGCTGCGCCTGGAGGCCAGTGTGACCCGCGTGAAG GTTTCTCAAGCTGCAGCTGACTTGAAGCAATTCTGCCTGCAGAATGCACAACATGATCCCCTACTGACGGGAGTATCATCAAGTACAAATCCATTCAGACCCCAGAAAGTTTGTTCATTTTTGTAA
- the RPF1 gene encoding ribosome production factor 1, producing MAGEGSGPVVGDGAGPPAPERVLFPPTFSVSEIKNKQRRHFMFLRWKQQQRKEKLALKKKRRKEREALGDKAPPKAVPKTIENQRVYDETTVDPNDEEVAFDEATDEFAPYFNRQTVPKILITTSDRPRGRTVRFCEQLATVIPNSHVFYRRGLALKRIIPQCIARDFTDLIVINEDRKIPNGLVLSHLPDGPTAHFRMSSVRLRKEIKRKGKEPTEHVPEVILNNFTTRLGHSIGRMFAALFPHDPQFIGRQVATFHNQRDYIFFRFHRYIFKSEKKVGIQELGPRFTLKLRSLQKGTFDSKFGEYEWIHKRREMDTSRRKFHL from the exons TGGCGGGTGAGGGCAGCGGGCCCGTGGTGGGGGATGGCGCCGGCCCGCCCGCTCCGGAGCGGGTGCTCTTCCCGCCCACTTTCAGCGTGTCCGAGATCAAAAACAAGCAGCGTCGGCACTTCATGTTCCTTcgctggaagcagcagcagaggaag GAGAAGTTGGCCCTCAAGAAGAAGCGGAGGAAGGAGCGAGAGGCTCTCGGAGACAAA GCACCCCCAAAAGCTGTACCAAAGACTATTGAAAATCAGCGAGTGTATGATGAAACCACTGTAGATCCCAATGATGAAGAG GTTGCTTTTGATGAAGCAACTGATGAATTTGCACCTTACTTTAATAGACAGACTGTTCCCAAAATTCTTATTACAACATCAGACCGACCTCGTGGG AGAACAGTGAGATTCTGTGAGCAGCTGGCTACTGTTATACCCAACTCACATGTCTTCTACCGAAGAGGGCTGGCTTTGAAAAGAATCATTCCACAGTGTATTGCGAGGGACTTCACGGATTTAATTGTCATTAATGAAGATCGCAAAATACCAA ATGGTCTTGTTTTAAGTCACCTGCCTGATGGTCCAACTGCTCATTTTAGAATGAGTAGTGTGCGTTTGCGTAAAGAAATAAAG CGGAAAGGGAAGGAGCCCACGGAACACGTCCCTGAAGTGATCCTGAATAATTTCACAACGCGGCTCGGCCACTCCATCGGCCGCATGTTTGCTGCGCTCTTCCCACACGATCCTCAGTTCATTGGAAGACAAGTAGCTACATTTCACAACCAGAGAGACTACATCTTTTTCAGATTCCACAG ATATATCTTCAAGAGTGAAAAGAAAGTGGGAATTCAAGAACTTGGGCCACGTTTCACATTGAAGCTGAGGTCACTTCAAAAAGGAACCTTTGATTCCAAATTTGGGGAATATGAGTGGATTCATAAG CGTCGAGAAATGGACACAAGTAGAAGAAAATTCCACTTGTAA